Proteins from a genomic interval of Drosophila melanogaster chromosome 2R:
- the Cirl gene encoding Calcium-independent receptor for alpha-latrotoxin, isoform G, which produces MSKYQTAYACEGKKLTIECDPGDVINLIRANYGRFSITICNDHGNVEWSVNCMFPKSLSVLNSRCAHKQSCGVLAATSMFGDPCPGTHKYLEAHYQCISAAQTSTTTNRPSPPPWVLSNGPPIFGNGSGLIHPPGVGAGAPPPPRLPTLPGVVGISGNPGLFNVPPQHTAVTHSTPSSSTTAVGGGRLKGGATSTTTTKHPAGRHDGLPPPPQLHHHHNHHGEDTASPTKPSSKLPAGGNATSPSNTRILTGVGGSGTDDGTLLTTKSSPNRPPGTAASGSVVPGNGSVVRTINNINLNAAGMSGGDDESKLFCGPTHARNLYWNMTRVGDVNVQPCPGGAAGIAKWRCVLMKRIPDSGYDEYDDDISSTTPAPSGGDCLHNSSSCEPPVSMAHKVNQRLRNFEPTWHPATPDLTQCRSLWLNNLEMRVNQRDSSLISIANDMSEVTSSKTLYGGDMLVTTKIIQTVSEKMMHDKETFPDQRQREAMIMELLHCVVKTGSNLLDESQLSSWLDLNPEDQMRVATSLLTGLEYNAFLLADTIIRERSVVQKVKNILLSVRVLETKTIQSSVVFPDSDQWPLSSDRIELPRAALIDNSEGGLVRIVFAAFDRLESILKPSYDHFDLKSSRSYVRNTAILSNDSDVNAGEIQQRLRILNSKVISASLGKGRHIQLSQPITLTLKHLKTENVTNPTCVFWNYIDHAWSANGCSLESTNRTHSVCSCNHLTNFAILMDVVDEHQHSLFTMFDGNMRIFIYISIGICVVFIVIALLTLKLFNGVFVKSARTSIYTSIYLCLLAIELLFLLGIEQTETSIFCGFITIFLHCAILSGTAWFCYEAFHSYSTLTSDELLLEVDQTPKVNCYYLLSYGLSLSVVAISLVIDPSTYTQNDYCVLMEANALFYATFVIPVLVFFVAAIGYTFLSWIIMCRKSRTGLKTKEHTRLASVRFDIRCSFVFLLLLSAVWCSAYFYLRGAKMDDDTADVYGYCFICFNTLLGLYIFVFHCIQNEKIRREYRKYVRQHAWLPKCLRCSKTSISSGIVTGNGPTAGTLCSVSTSKKPKLPLGVSEEAHDDPQQQQQTPVPITEDAIMGATSDCELNEAQQRRTLKSGLMTGTLQAPPQTLGGHVVLERGSTLRSTGHASPTSSAGSTHLIFAHKQQQQQQQQGPLGESYYHQPDYYSWKQPSTGTGGLKTPREYYNNAGAAASSPQQAHEVFYWTQKPNSGHNGKKKRGAGGVPASPSGSLHSRTAAASQVLFYPSYKKTKPGQPTGYPQYAEALDPPLATGNAAAYYQQQQQLRRQQLHQQQQQQQQQQLSSDEEQAEQHAHLLHLQRRAGSQQQLPAPPPHMAQYQQEFMQRQYRNKHSNCDLGMGDAYYNQGSVGGADGGPVYEEILSNRNSDVQHYEVGDFDVDEVYNNSVGTGVFNNMRAAVAAGGSRYGGGSLSGGSVSSRSQQQQLKKQQQQQSLAQQRSARRCTADDDDDEDEEEDEEATAAEQLHDSVCDEDEEEDESDLEDDAHGLPPQSDERMRRLMAMQDEDFKRRFQRQLRKHGAPLDYGALPPGAGPQPEHNGAVFGVSGGVGEGSLRGAFRQQQQQALNAKSPGGRLAVNELFGHGNSGPPLPPANQTPAQKRQQLQKLSPQSTTSSSSHTSHSNPNPHPHQLTHPHPHQHPPHHQQRHLSAMLDENNTVRCYLEPLAK; this is translated from the exons A TGTCCAAGTACCAAACCGCCTACGCCTGCGAAGGTAAGAAACTGACCATCGAGTGCGATCCCGGCGATGTGATCAACCTCATTCGGGCCAACTATGGCCGCTTCTCGATTACCATCTGCAATGACCACGGGAATGTGGAGTGGAGTGTTAACTGCATGTTTCCCAAGTCACTCAGCGTACTGAACTCAAG aTGTGCCCACAAGCAGAGCTGCGGCGTGTTGGCAGCCACGAGCATGTTCGGGGATCCCTGTCCCGGTACCCACAAGTATCTGGAGGCACACTACCAGTGCATAAGTGCAGCCCAAACTTCGACGACGACCAACAGGCCCAGTCCGCCGCCATGGGTGCTGAGCAATGGTCCGCCGATCTTTGGCAACGGCAGTGGACTGATCCATCCGCCCGGGGTTGGAGCGGGTGCGCCGCCCCCGCCGAGACTTCCCACACTTCCCGGAGTGGTGGGAATCAGTGGGAATCCCGGCCTGTTCAACGTACCACCGCAACACACCGCCGTCACGCACTCCACGCCCTCGAGCAGCACGACAGCCGTGGGCGGTGGACGTTTGAAGGGTGGGGCCACCTCCACGACGACCACCAAGCATCCGGCTGGCCGCCATGATGGtctgccaccgccgccgcaactgcaccaccaccacaaccaccacgGTGAAGACACTGCCTCACCCACCAAGCCGAGCAGCAAGCTGCCGGCTGGCGGTAATGCCACTTCACCATCCAACACGAGGATACTCACGGGCGTCGGAGGTTCCGGAACTGATGACGGAACCCTACTGACCACAAAGAGCTCACCCAACCGCCCACCGGGCACTGCGGCCAGTGGATCCGTTGTCCCCGGGAACGGCAGCGTGGTGCGCACCATCAACAATATTAATTTGAACGCAGCCGGGATGTCCGGAGGCGATGATGAGTCCAAGTTGTTTTGCGGCCCCACTCATGCCCGCAATTTGTACTGGAACATGACTCGAGTGGGTGATGTGAATGTTCAGCCCTGTCCTGGCGGAGCAGCCGGCATCGCCAAGTGGCGTTGCGTTCTAATGAAGAGGATACCCGACTCCGGCTACGATGAGTACGATGATGACATCAGTTCGACAACTCCGGCACCCAGCGGTGGCGACTGTctgcacaacagcagcagctgcgagCCGCCGGTGAGCATGGCCCACAAGGTAAACCAGCGTCTGCGCAACTTTGAGCCCACCTGGCATCCCGCGACACCTGATCTGACGCAATGCCGCAGCCTTTGGCTCAACAATCTGGAAATGCGAGTAAACCAGCGGGACTCCTCCTTGATCTCCATCGCCAACGATATGTCCGAAGTGACCAGTAGCAAAACGCTCTACGGCGGCGACATGTTGGTCACCACGAAGATTATCCAAACAGTGTCCGAGAAGATGATGCACGACAAGGAGACCTTCCCGGATCAGCGACAGCGCGAGGCTATGATCATGGAGTTGTTGCATTGTGTGGTCAAAACCGGCTCCAACCTGCTGGACGAATCGCAGCTGTCCTCGTGGTTGGATCTCAATCCGGAGGACCAAATGCGTGTAGCCACATCCTTGCTAACTGGCCTGGAATACAATGCCTTTCTGCTGGCGGATACGATCATCAGGGAGCGCAGCGTGGTGCAAAAAgtcaaaaatatat TGCTCTCCGTTCGAGTTCTGGAAACCAAGACTATCCAGTCCAGCGTGGTCTTCCCAGATTCGGATCAGTGGCCCTTGAGTTCGGATCGTATTGAGCTGCCACGAGCTGCTCTAATAGATAATAGTGAAGGCGGTCTGGTGCGAATTGTATTCGCCGCCTTCGATCGCCTGGAATCCATTCTAAAGCCCAGCTATGATCACTTCGATCTCAAGAGCTCCCGCAGTTACG TTCGCAATACAGCCATCCTGAGCAACGACAGCGATGTCAACGCGGGGGAGATCCAACAGCGCCTACGCATCCTGAACAGCAAGGTGATCTCGGCCAGCTTGGGCAAGGGGCGTCACATACAACTCTCCCAGCCCATAACCCTGACACTGAAACATCTGAAGACCGAGAATGTAACGAATCCCACCTGCGTGTTCTGGAACTATATTGACCA tgcGTGGTCTGCCAACGGATGCAGTCTGGAGTCCACTAACCGCACGCACAGCGTCTGCAGTTGCAACCACCTGACAAACTTTGCCATACTAATGGACGTTGTGGATGAGCACCAGCATTCGTTGTTCACCATGTTCGATGGAAACATGCGCATATTCATCTACATAAGCATCGGCATCTGCGTGGTCTTCATAGTTATCGCCCTGCTAACGCTGAAGCTGTTCAATGGGGTCTTTGTGAAG TCCGCGCGCACCTCGATCTATACCAGCATTTACCTTTGCCTCCTGGCCATCGAGCTGCTCTTTCTCCTGGGCATTGAACAGACCGAAACAAGCATTTTCTGCGGCTTCATTACTATTTTCCTACACTGTGCCATCCTATCGGGCACCGCCTGGTTCTGTTACGAAG CCTTCCATTCGTACTCAACGCTCACCTCGGACGAGCTCCTGCTGGAGGTGGACCAGACGCCCAAGGTGAACTGCTACTACCTCTTGTCCTACGGACTGTCGCTGAGCGTGGTGGCCATCTCGCTGGTCATCGATCCCAGCACCTATACCCAAAACGATTATTGCGTGCTGATGGAGGCGAATGCCTTGTTTTATGCCACCTTTGTAATACCAGTGCTTGTCTTCTTTGTG GCTGCCATTGGTTACACATTCCTCTCCTGGATTATAATGTGCCGCAAAAGTCGCACGGGTCTAAAGACCAAGGAACATACTCGCCTCGCTAGCGTGCG GTTCGACATACGCTGCTCCTTTGTGTTCCTCTTGCTGCTCAGCGCTGTTTGGTGCTCGGCCTACTTCTATTTGCGAGGAGCCAAAATGGACGATGACACGGCTGATGTGTATGGATACTGCTTCATCTGCTTCAACACATTGCTGGGGCTCTATATCTTCGTGTTCCATTGCATTCAAAACGAAAAGATCCGGCGGGAGTATCGGAAGTATGTGAGACAGCACGCTTGGCTGCCCAAGTGCTTGCGCTGCTCGAAAACATCAATTTCCTCGGGCATTGTTACCGGCAATGGACCCACAGCCGGAACCCTTTGCAGCGTCTCCACGTCCAAGAAGCCCAAGCTGCCGTTAGGAGTGAGCGAAGAGGCGCATGACGAtccccagcagcaacagcagacaCCAGTGCCCATCACAGAGGATGCCATTATGGGAGCCACCTCTGATTGTGAACTGAACGAGGCCCAGCAAAGAAGAACCCTAAAAAGTGGCCTAATGACGGGCACACTACAGGCTCCACCGCAGACCCTTGGTGGCCATGTTGTGCTCGAAAGAGGTAGCACTCTCCGCTCCACTGGTCATGCCTCACCCACCAGCTCTGCCGGGTCCACACACCTGATTTTTGCGcacaagcaacaacaacaacagcagcaacagggaCCTTTGGGCGAGTCTTACTACCATCAGCCGGACTACTACAGCTGGAAGCAACCATCAACTGGAACAGGAGGATTGAAAACACCGCGGGAGTACTACAATAATGCGGGTGCTGCTGCATCATCGCCGCAACAGGCGCACGAGGTATTCTACTGGACTCAAAAGCCGAACAGCGGCCACAATGGCAAAAAGAAGAGGGGCGCCGGAGGAGTTCCCGCCTCGCCTAGTGGATCTCTGCACAGTCGCACGGCCGCCGCCTCCCAGGTGCTTTTCTATCCATCGTACAAGAAGACCAAGCCTGGCCAGCCAACAGGCTATCCGCAATACGCGGAGGCGTTGGACCCACCACTAGCCACTGGCAATGCGGCTGCCtactaccagcagcagcaacagttgcgtCGCCAGCAGctacatcagcagcagcaacagcagcagcagcagcaactctcCTCGGACGAGGAGCAGGCCGAGCAACATGCTCACCTGTTGCACCTGCAACGACGAGCTGGtagccagcagcagctcccTGCTCCACCGCCACACATGGCGCAGTACCAGCAGGAGTTTATGCAGCGCCAGTATAGAAATAAGCATTCCAACTGTGATCTGGGCATGGGCGATGCCTACTACAACCAAGGCAGCGTCGGCGGCGCGGATGGTGGGCCGGTCTACGAGGAGATCCTCAGCAACCGCAACTCGGATGTGCAGCATTACGAGGTGGGTGACTTCGATGTGGACGAGGTGTACAACAATAGCGTTGGCACTGGCGTCTTCAACAACATGAGAGCGGCGGTGGCCGCCGGCGGTAGTCGGTACGGCGGCGGAAGCCTGAGTGGCGGCAGTGTCTCGTCCAGgagccaacagcagcagctcaagaagcagcagcaacaacagtcgcTGGCTCAGCAAAGATCGGCTCGACGCTGCACGGcggatgacgatgacgacgaagacgaggaggaggatgaggaggcaACGGCCGCGGAGCAATTGCACGACAGCGTCTGtgatgaggatgaggaggaggacgagagCGACTTGGAGGATGATGCTCATGGATTGCCACCGCAGAGCGATGAGCGGATGCGTCGTCTGATGGCGATGCAGGACGAGGATTTTAAGCGGCGGTTTCA ACGTCAGCTGCGCAAACATGGAGCGCCTCTTGACTACGGGGCTTTGCCACCAGGAGCAGGACCGCAACCCGAGCACAACGGTGCGGTTTTTGGGGTTAGCGGCGGCGTTGGTGAGGGCTCCCTGCGTGGCGCATtccggcagcagcagcagcaagcacTGAATGCCAAGTCGCCAGGCGGCCGTTTGGCGGTAAATGAGCTATTCGGTCACGGCAACTCGGGACCACCGCTGCCGCCGGCGAATCAGACGCCCGCGCAGAAGCGCCAGCAGCTACAGAAACTGTCACCACAGTCCACCACATCATCGTCGTCGCATACATCACACAGCAATCCCAATCCGCATCCCCACCAGCTAACCCATCCGCATCCCCATCAGCATCCTCCGCACCATCAGCAGCGCCACCTGTCGGCCATGCTCGATGAGAACAACACGGTGCGATGTTATCTGGAACCACTGGCTAAGTGA
- the Cirl gene encoding Calcium-independent receptor for alpha-latrotoxin, isoform I, protein MLPTILSISYEHISLDLSKYQTAYACEGKKLTIECDPGDVINLIRANYGRFSITICNDHGNVEWSVNCMFPKSLSVLNSRCAHKQSCGVLAATSMFGDPCPGTHKYLEAHYQCISAAQTSTTTNRPSPPPWVLSNGPPIFGNGSGLIHPPGVGAGAPPPPRLPTLPGVVGISGNPGLFNVPPQHTAVTHSTPSSSTTAVGGGRLKGGATSTTTTKHPAGRHDGLPPPPQLHHHHNHHGEDTASPTKPSSKLPAGGNATSPSNTRILTGVGGSGTDDGTLLTTKSSPNRPPGTAASGSVVPGNGSVVRTINNINLNAAGMSGGDDESKLFCGPTHARNLYWNMTRVGDVNVQPCPGGAAGIAKWRCVLMKRIPDSGYDEYDDDISSTTPAPSGGDCLHNSSSCEPPVSMAHKVNQRLRNFEPTWHPATPDLTQCRSLWLNNLEMRVNQRDSSLISIANDMSEVTSSKTLYGGDMLVTTKIIQTVSEKMMHDKETFPDQRQREAMIMELLHCVVKTGSNLLDESQLSSWLDLNPEDQMRVATSLLTGLEYNAFLLADTIIRERSVVQKVKNILLSVRVLETKTIQSSVVFPDSDQWPLSSDRIELPRAALIDNSEGGLVRIVFAAFDRLESILKPSYDHFDLKSSRSYVRNTAILSNDSDVNAGEIQQRLRILNSKVISASLGKGRHIQLSQPITLTLKHLKTENVTNPTCVFWNYIDHAWSANGCSLESTNRTHSVCSCNHLTNFAILMDVVDEHQHSLFTMFDGNMRIFIYISIGICVVFIVIALLTLKLFNGVFVKSARTSIYTSIYLCLLAIELLFLLGIEQTETSIFCGFITIFLHCAILSGTAWFCYEAFHSYSTLTSDELLLEVDQTPKVNCYYLLSYGLSLSVVAISLVIDPSTYTQNDYCVLMEANALFYATFVIPVLVFFVAAIGYTFLSWIIMCRKSRTGLKTKEHTRLASVRFDIRCSFVFLLLLSAVWCSAYFYLRGAKMDDDTADVYGYCFICFNTLLGLYIFVFHCIQNEKIRREYRKYVRQHAWLPKCLRCSKTSISSGIVTGNGPTAGTLCSVSTSKKPKLPLGVSEEAHDDPQQQQQTPVPITEDAIMGATSDCELNEAQQRRTLKSGLMTGTLQAPPQTLGGHVVLERGSTLRSTGHASPTSSAGSTHLIFAHKQQQQQQQQGPLGESYYHQPDYYSWKQPSTGTGGLKTPREYYNNAGAAASSPQQAHEVFYWTQKPNSGHNGKKKRGAGGVPASPSGSLHSRTAAASQVLFYPSYKKTKPGQPTGYPQYAEALDPPLATGNAAAYYQQQQQLRRQQLHQQQQQQQQQQLSSDEEQAEQHAHLLHLQRRAGSQQQLPAPPPHMAQYQQEFMQRQYRNKHSNCDLGMGDAYYNQGSVGGADGGPVYEEILSNRNSDVQHYEVGDFDVDEVYNNSVGTGVFNNMRAAVAAGGSRYGGGSLSGGSVSSRSQQQQLKKQQQQQSLAQQRSARRCTADDDDDEDEEEDEEATAAEQLHDSVCDEDEEEDESDLEDDAHGLPPQSDERMRRLMAMQDEDFKRRFQRQLRKHGAPLDYGALPPGAGPQPEHNGAVFGVSGGVGEGSLRGAFRQQQQQALNAKSPGGRLAVNELFGHGNSGPPLPPANQTPAQKRQQLQKLSPQSTTSSSSHTSHSNPNPHPHQLTHPHPHQHPPHHQQRHLSAMLDENNTVRCYLEPLAK, encoded by the exons ATGCTACCAACCATATTGTCAATATCCTATGAGCATATATCGTTAGATC TGTCCAAGTACCAAACCGCCTACGCCTGCGAAGGTAAGAAACTGACCATCGAGTGCGATCCCGGCGATGTGATCAACCTCATTCGGGCCAACTATGGCCGCTTCTCGATTACCATCTGCAATGACCACGGGAATGTGGAGTGGAGTGTTAACTGCATGTTTCCCAAGTCACTCAGCGTACTGAACTCAAG aTGTGCCCACAAGCAGAGCTGCGGCGTGTTGGCAGCCACGAGCATGTTCGGGGATCCCTGTCCCGGTACCCACAAGTATCTGGAGGCACACTACCAGTGCATAAGTGCAGCCCAAACTTCGACGACGACCAACAGGCCCAGTCCGCCGCCATGGGTGCTGAGCAATGGTCCGCCGATCTTTGGCAACGGCAGTGGACTGATCCATCCGCCCGGGGTTGGAGCGGGTGCGCCGCCCCCGCCGAGACTTCCCACACTTCCCGGAGTGGTGGGAATCAGTGGGAATCCCGGCCTGTTCAACGTACCACCGCAACACACCGCCGTCACGCACTCCACGCCCTCGAGCAGCACGACAGCCGTGGGCGGTGGACGTTTGAAGGGTGGGGCCACCTCCACGACGACCACCAAGCATCCGGCTGGCCGCCATGATGGtctgccaccgccgccgcaactgcaccaccaccacaaccaccacgGTGAAGACACTGCCTCACCCACCAAGCCGAGCAGCAAGCTGCCGGCTGGCGGTAATGCCACTTCACCATCCAACACGAGGATACTCACGGGCGTCGGAGGTTCCGGAACTGATGACGGAACCCTACTGACCACAAAGAGCTCACCCAACCGCCCACCGGGCACTGCGGCCAGTGGATCCGTTGTCCCCGGGAACGGCAGCGTGGTGCGCACCATCAACAATATTAATTTGAACGCAGCCGGGATGTCCGGAGGCGATGATGAGTCCAAGTTGTTTTGCGGCCCCACTCATGCCCGCAATTTGTACTGGAACATGACTCGAGTGGGTGATGTGAATGTTCAGCCCTGTCCTGGCGGAGCAGCCGGCATCGCCAAGTGGCGTTGCGTTCTAATGAAGAGGATACCCGACTCCGGCTACGATGAGTACGATGATGACATCAGTTCGACAACTCCGGCACCCAGCGGTGGCGACTGTctgcacaacagcagcagctgcgagCCGCCGGTGAGCATGGCCCACAAGGTAAACCAGCGTCTGCGCAACTTTGAGCCCACCTGGCATCCCGCGACACCTGATCTGACGCAATGCCGCAGCCTTTGGCTCAACAATCTGGAAATGCGAGTAAACCAGCGGGACTCCTCCTTGATCTCCATCGCCAACGATATGTCCGAAGTGACCAGTAGCAAAACGCTCTACGGCGGCGACATGTTGGTCACCACGAAGATTATCCAAACAGTGTCCGAGAAGATGATGCACGACAAGGAGACCTTCCCGGATCAGCGACAGCGCGAGGCTATGATCATGGAGTTGTTGCATTGTGTGGTCAAAACCGGCTCCAACCTGCTGGACGAATCGCAGCTGTCCTCGTGGTTGGATCTCAATCCGGAGGACCAAATGCGTGTAGCCACATCCTTGCTAACTGGCCTGGAATACAATGCCTTTCTGCTGGCGGATACGATCATCAGGGAGCGCAGCGTGGTGCAAAAAgtcaaaaatatat TGCTCTCCGTTCGAGTTCTGGAAACCAAGACTATCCAGTCCAGCGTGGTCTTCCCAGATTCGGATCAGTGGCCCTTGAGTTCGGATCGTATTGAGCTGCCACGAGCTGCTCTAATAGATAATAGTGAAGGCGGTCTGGTGCGAATTGTATTCGCCGCCTTCGATCGCCTGGAATCCATTCTAAAGCCCAGCTATGATCACTTCGATCTCAAGAGCTCCCGCAGTTACG TTCGCAATACAGCCATCCTGAGCAACGACAGCGATGTCAACGCGGGGGAGATCCAACAGCGCCTACGCATCCTGAACAGCAAGGTGATCTCGGCCAGCTTGGGCAAGGGGCGTCACATACAACTCTCCCAGCCCATAACCCTGACACTGAAACATCTGAAGACCGAGAATGTAACGAATCCCACCTGCGTGTTCTGGAACTATATTGACCA tgcGTGGTCTGCCAACGGATGCAGTCTGGAGTCCACTAACCGCACGCACAGCGTCTGCAGTTGCAACCACCTGACAAACTTTGCCATACTAATGGACGTTGTGGATGAGCACCAGCATTCGTTGTTCACCATGTTCGATGGAAACATGCGCATATTCATCTACATAAGCATCGGCATCTGCGTGGTCTTCATAGTTATCGCCCTGCTAACGCTGAAGCTGTTCAATGGGGTCTTTGTGAAG TCCGCGCGCACCTCGATCTATACCAGCATTTACCTTTGCCTCCTGGCCATCGAGCTGCTCTTTCTCCTGGGCATTGAACAGACCGAAACAAGCATTTTCTGCGGCTTCATTACTATTTTCCTACACTGTGCCATCCTATCGGGCACCGCCTGGTTCTGTTACGAAG CCTTCCATTCGTACTCAACGCTCACCTCGGACGAGCTCCTGCTGGAGGTGGACCAGACGCCCAAGGTGAACTGCTACTACCTCTTGTCCTACGGACTGTCGCTGAGCGTGGTGGCCATCTCGCTGGTCATCGATCCCAGCACCTATACCCAAAACGATTATTGCGTGCTGATGGAGGCGAATGCCTTGTTTTATGCCACCTTTGTAATACCAGTGCTTGTCTTCTTTGTG GCTGCCATTGGTTACACATTCCTCTCCTGGATTATAATGTGCCGCAAAAGTCGCACGGGTCTAAAGACCAAGGAACATACTCGCCTCGCTAGCGTGCG GTTCGACATACGCTGCTCCTTTGTGTTCCTCTTGCTGCTCAGCGCTGTTTGGTGCTCGGCCTACTTCTATTTGCGAGGAGCCAAAATGGACGATGACACGGCTGATGTGTATGGATACTGCTTCATCTGCTTCAACACATTGCTGGGGCTCTATATCTTCGTGTTCCATTGCATTCAAAACGAAAAGATCCGGCGGGAGTATCGGAAGTATGTGAGACAGCACGCTTGGCTGCCCAAGTGCTTGCGCTGCTCGAAAACATCAATTTCCTCGGGCATTGTTACCGGCAATGGACCCACAGCCGGAACCCTTTGCAGCGTCTCCACGTCCAAGAAGCCCAAGCTGCCGTTAGGAGTGAGCGAAGAGGCGCATGACGAtccccagcagcaacagcagacaCCAGTGCCCATCACAGAGGATGCCATTATGGGAGCCACCTCTGATTGTGAACTGAACGAGGCCCAGCAAAGAAGAACCCTAAAAAGTGGCCTAATGACGGGCACACTACAGGCTCCACCGCAGACCCTTGGTGGCCATGTTGTGCTCGAAAGAGGTAGCACTCTCCGCTCCACTGGTCATGCCTCACCCACCAGCTCTGCCGGGTCCACACACCTGATTTTTGCGcacaagcaacaacaacaacagcagcaacagggaCCTTTGGGCGAGTCTTACTACCATCAGCCGGACTACTACAGCTGGAAGCAACCATCAACTGGAACAGGAGGATTGAAAACACCGCGGGAGTACTACAATAATGCGGGTGCTGCTGCATCATCGCCGCAACAGGCGCACGAGGTATTCTACTGGACTCAAAAGCCGAACAGCGGCCACAATGGCAAAAAGAAGAGGGGCGCCGGAGGAGTTCCCGCCTCGCCTAGTGGATCTCTGCACAGTCGCACGGCCGCCGCCTCCCAGGTGCTTTTCTATCCATCGTACAAGAAGACCAAGCCTGGCCAGCCAACAGGCTATCCGCAATACGCGGAGGCGTTGGACCCACCACTAGCCACTGGCAATGCGGCTGCCtactaccagcagcagcaacagttgcgtCGCCAGCAGctacatcagcagcagcaacagcagcagcagcagcaactctcCTCGGACGAGGAGCAGGCCGAGCAACATGCTCACCTGTTGCACCTGCAACGACGAGCTGGtagccagcagcagctcccTGCTCCACCGCCACACATGGCGCAGTACCAGCAGGAGTTTATGCAGCGCCAGTATAGAAATAAGCATTCCAACTGTGATCTGGGCATGGGCGATGCCTACTACAACCAAGGCAGCGTCGGCGGCGCGGATGGTGGGCCGGTCTACGAGGAGATCCTCAGCAACCGCAACTCGGATGTGCAGCATTACGAGGTGGGTGACTTCGATGTGGACGAGGTGTACAACAATAGCGTTGGCACTGGCGTCTTCAACAACATGAGAGCGGCGGTGGCCGCCGGCGGTAGTCGGTACGGCGGCGGAAGCCTGAGTGGCGGCAGTGTCTCGTCCAGgagccaacagcagcagctcaagaagcagcagcaacaacagtcgcTGGCTCAGCAAAGATCGGCTCGACGCTGCACGGcggatgacgatgacgacgaagacgaggaggaggatgaggaggcaACGGCCGCGGAGCAATTGCACGACAGCGTCTGtgatgaggatgaggaggaggacgagagCGACTTGGAGGATGATGCTCATGGATTGCCACCGCAGAGCGATGAGCGGATGCGTCGTCTGATGGCGATGCAGGACGAGGATTTTAAGCGGCGGTTTCA ACGTCAGCTGCGCAAACATGGAGCGCCTCTTGACTACGGGGCTTTGCCACCAGGAGCAGGACCGCAACCCGAGCACAACGGTGCGGTTTTTGGGGTTAGCGGCGGCGTTGGTGAGGGCTCCCTGCGTGGCGCATtccggcagcagcagcagcaagcacTGAATGCCAAGTCGCCAGGCGGCCGTTTGGCGGTAAATGAGCTATTCGGTCACGGCAACTCGGGACCACCGCTGCCGCCGGCGAATCAGACGCCCGCGCAGAAGCGCCAGCAGCTACAGAAACTGTCACCACAGTCCACCACATCATCGTCGTCGCATACATCACACAGCAATCCCAATCCGCATCCCCACCAGCTAACCCATCCGCATCCCCATCAGCATCCTCCGCACCATCAGCAGCGCCACCTGTCGGCCATGCTCGATGAGAACAACACGGTGCGATGTTATCTGGAACCACTGGCTAAGTGA